The following are encoded in a window of Cupriavidus oxalaticus genomic DNA:
- a CDS encoding tyrosine-type recombinase/integrase, translating into MIGRRKNASPLPSRVYEKNGAWYFVDIRRKWHKLCRVSDGLTALYTALASINRDRDERRMNTMPALVDAWLLAKLGSYAPKTQEEYRRMATFIRSEFDDQWLVEDVEPKDIARFLDKHFEAKPNASNKYRALLSVMFTFAVRKGLRNANPVTEVAGATEGKRDRYITDAELQAVRAAALLGNNNKPTPSGAPIVALIDLAYQTAQRIGDLLALNWSNVSDEGIMFHPAKTVNSSGVRMLIEMTPDLQATLDSAKAGKVKAIGPVICTQSGGRFTYSGAQTAWKRACQRARQRYEKSCAESGETPDPRHLVGMHFHDLRAKALTDLRRQAGAAAAQALAGHTTAEMTAHYTKAREIERVRPVRKHP; encoded by the coding sequence ATGATCGGTCGGCGCAAGAATGCCTCCCCTCTGCCATCGCGCGTCTATGAGAAGAACGGCGCCTGGTACTTCGTAGACATCCGTCGAAAGTGGCATAAGCTCTGCCGGGTGAGCGACGGCCTGACCGCGCTCTACACGGCTCTGGCCAGCATCAACCGAGACCGGGACGAGCGGCGAATGAACACCATGCCGGCCTTGGTCGACGCCTGGCTTCTCGCCAAGCTTGGCTCCTATGCGCCCAAGACGCAGGAGGAATATAGGCGCATGGCCACGTTCATCCGGTCGGAGTTCGATGATCAGTGGCTCGTCGAGGACGTGGAGCCCAAGGACATCGCCCGTTTCCTGGACAAGCATTTCGAGGCGAAGCCGAATGCCAGTAATAAGTACCGGGCGCTGCTATCAGTGATGTTCACCTTTGCCGTCCGGAAGGGGCTTCGGAACGCCAATCCCGTGACGGAAGTTGCAGGGGCTACCGAGGGCAAACGTGACCGCTACATCACCGATGCGGAACTTCAAGCCGTGCGCGCCGCGGCGTTGCTCGGAAACAACAACAAGCCCACGCCGTCCGGCGCACCCATCGTCGCGCTGATCGACTTGGCCTACCAAACAGCGCAGCGGATCGGCGATCTGCTGGCGCTGAACTGGTCGAACGTTTCGGACGAAGGAATCATGTTCCACCCAGCAAAGACGGTGAACAGTTCCGGCGTTCGGATGCTGATCGAGATGACGCCAGATCTACAGGCGACGCTGGATAGCGCGAAGGCAGGCAAGGTTAAGGCCATCGGGCCGGTGATCTGCACGCAGAGCGGCGGACGATTCACGTACAGCGGCGCACAGACAGCGTGGAAGCGAGCTTGCCAGCGCGCTAGGCAGCGGTATGAAAAGAGCTGCGCGGAGAGTGGGGAAACTCCTGACCCGCGACACTTGGTAGGGATGCACTTTCACGACTTGCGTGCTAAGGCCCTGACGGATCTGCGCAGACAAGCCGGCGCCGCGGCGGCCCAAGCGCTAGCCGGGCACACAACGGCGGAAATGACCGCGCACTACACCAAGGCGCGCGAGATCGAGCGTGTTCGCCCAGTACGAAAGCATCCCTAG
- a CDS encoding lambda exonuclease family protein: MFRTARSRKKGSSERTEAALDYAFRLAVEILSGEALDDNFETWAMRRGHELEPDARIAHQADIGVYVQPVGMVLSDDGRFGASADGWIGDDGGAEYKCLVSPAELRTTLIGHDLAKYMDQVQGNLWLSGRRYWDFGIYCPAMKAIGKDFFRWRIQRDEEYIEAMVADLLEFDSLVQDNVAELRKLAA; this comes from the coding sequence ATGTTCCGCACCGCCCGCTCGCGCAAGAAAGGTAGCAGCGAGCGCACCGAAGCCGCCCTGGACTACGCCTTCCGCCTGGCCGTCGAGATCCTGAGCGGCGAAGCGCTGGACGACAACTTCGAGACCTGGGCCATGCGCCGCGGCCACGAACTGGAGCCGGACGCACGCATCGCGCACCAGGCTGACATTGGCGTCTACGTGCAGCCGGTCGGCATGGTGCTGTCGGATGACGGGCGCTTCGGCGCCAGCGCGGACGGCTGGATCGGCGACGACGGCGGCGCGGAATACAAGTGCCTGGTGTCCCCCGCCGAACTGCGCACGACGCTGATCGGCCACGACCTGGCCAAGTACATGGACCAGGTTCAGGGGAATCTCTGGCTGTCCGGCCGCCGCTACTGGGACTTCGGAATCTACTGCCCGGCCATGAAGGCCATCGGCAAGGACTTCTTCCGCTGGCGCATCCAGCGGGACGAGGAATACATCGAAGCCATGGTTGCCGACTTGTTGGAGTTCGACAGCCTAGTGCAAGACAACGTGGCCGAGCTGCGCAAGCTGGCCGCCTGA
- the pheT gene encoding phenylalanine--tRNA ligase subunit beta, protein MQFSESWLRTFANPEKISTDALSHSLTMAGLEVEEVGPVAPPFDKVVVAHVLSTERHPNADRLNVCQVDAGTGETLQIVCGAPNVKPGIKVPCALVGAVLPPAEDGGKPFEIKVGKLRGVDSYGMLCSARELKLSEDHGGLMVLPEDAPVGQNIREHLNLDDQVFVIKLTPNKADCLSIHGVAREVSALTGAALNLPDMSPVPVTIQDKLPVKVSAPDLCGRFSGRIIRGVNARAATPQWMVQRLERSGQRSVSALVDISNYVMLELGRPSHVFDLHKIHGGLDVRWGRKGEQIKLLNGNTVEVDEQVGVIADDKEIESLAGIMGGDSTAVTLDTTDIYLEAAFWWPAAIQGRSRRYNFSTDAGHRFERGVDYATTVEHIERITALILEICGGQAGPVDDHVVNLPVRKPVSLRVARAERVLGIELSPAAIADVFQRLQLPFTRAQGAEGEVFEVTPPSYRFDIEIEEDLIEEVARIYGFERIPARPPVAESEMRPTNEARRSTHVVRHALAARDYQEVINFAFVEEKWERDFAANDKPIRLLNPIASQLAVMRSSLVGGLVDKVRYNLNRKAARVRMFEVGRVFHRDENVQDGGLTVAGYHQPMMAAGIAYGPAFEEQWGIATRNVDFFDVKGDVEALFHPRVPRFEPVSHPALHPGRAARVLVDGKPVGVVGELHPRWLQEYELQHAPVLFELQLDALRETGLPAYTEISKFPAAVRDLAVVVKQSVRVQDMLDAMHAALEKQGYGRFCQGLALFDEFRPKAASTAIGADEKSLAFRVTLQDTGSTLQDETVDSAVRSMVDALTEAFQARLRG, encoded by the coding sequence ATGCAATTCTCGGAATCCTGGCTTCGCACCTTCGCCAACCCTGAAAAGATCTCCACCGACGCGCTGTCGCACAGCCTGACCATGGCCGGGCTCGAAGTGGAAGAGGTGGGCCCGGTTGCGCCGCCGTTCGACAAGGTGGTGGTCGCGCACGTGCTGTCGACCGAGCGCCATCCCAACGCCGACCGCCTCAACGTTTGCCAGGTCGATGCCGGCACCGGCGAGACCCTGCAGATCGTCTGCGGCGCGCCCAACGTCAAGCCCGGCATCAAGGTGCCGTGCGCGCTGGTCGGCGCGGTGCTGCCGCCGGCAGAGGACGGCGGCAAGCCGTTCGAGATCAAGGTCGGCAAGCTGCGTGGCGTGGACAGCTACGGCATGCTGTGCTCGGCGCGCGAACTGAAGCTGTCCGAAGACCACGGCGGCCTGATGGTGCTGCCGGAAGACGCGCCGGTCGGCCAGAACATCCGCGAACACCTGAACCTGGACGATCAGGTCTTCGTCATCAAGCTGACGCCGAACAAGGCCGACTGCCTGTCGATCCACGGCGTGGCGCGCGAAGTCTCGGCGCTGACCGGTGCCGCGCTGAACCTGCCTGACATGTCGCCGGTGCCGGTGACGATCCAGGACAAGCTGCCCGTAAAGGTGTCGGCGCCCGACCTGTGCGGTCGCTTCTCCGGTCGTATCATCCGTGGCGTCAACGCACGCGCCGCCACGCCGCAGTGGATGGTGCAGCGCCTGGAGCGCTCGGGCCAGCGCAGCGTGTCCGCGCTGGTCGATATCTCGAACTACGTGATGCTGGAACTGGGCCGTCCGTCGCACGTGTTCGACCTGCACAAGATCCACGGTGGCCTGGACGTGCGCTGGGGCCGCAAGGGCGAGCAGATCAAGCTGCTGAACGGCAATACCGTCGAGGTCGACGAGCAGGTCGGCGTGATTGCTGACGACAAGGAAATCGAGAGCCTGGCCGGCATCATGGGCGGCGACAGCACCGCCGTCACGCTGGACACCACCGACATCTACCTCGAAGCCGCATTCTGGTGGCCTGCCGCGATCCAGGGCCGCAGCCGCCGCTACAACTTCTCGACCGACGCCGGACATCGCTTCGAGCGCGGCGTGGACTACGCCACCACCGTGGAGCATATCGAGCGCATCACCGCGCTGATCCTCGAGATCTGCGGTGGCCAGGCCGGCCCGGTGGACGACCACGTGGTCAACCTGCCGGTGCGCAAGCCGGTCAGCCTGCGCGTGGCGCGCGCCGAGCGCGTGCTTGGCATCGAGCTGTCGCCGGCTGCCATCGCAGATGTGTTCCAGCGCCTGCAGCTGCCGTTCACGCGTGCGCAAGGCGCTGAAGGCGAAGTGTTCGAGGTCACGCCGCCGAGCTACCGCTTCGACATCGAGATCGAGGAGGACCTGATCGAGGAAGTGGCGCGCATCTACGGCTTCGAGCGCATCCCGGCGCGGCCGCCGGTCGCCGAAAGCGAAATGCGCCCGACCAATGAAGCCCGCCGCTCGACGCACGTGGTGCGCCACGCGCTGGCTGCGCGCGATTACCAGGAAGTCATCAACTTCGCCTTCGTCGAGGAGAAGTGGGAACGGGACTTCGCCGCCAACGACAAGCCGATCCGCCTGCTGAACCCGATCGCCAGCCAGCTGGCCGTGATGCGTTCGTCGCTGGTCGGCGGCCTGGTCGACAAGGTGCGCTACAACCTGAACCGCAAGGCCGCGCGCGTGCGCATGTTCGAGGTGGGCCGCGTGTTCCATCGCGACGAGAACGTGCAGGACGGCGGCCTGACGGTGGCCGGCTACCACCAGCCGATGATGGCCGCGGGCATCGCCTACGGTCCGGCGTTCGAAGAGCAGTGGGGCATCGCCACGCGCAATGTCGATTTCTTCGACGTCAAGGGCGATGTCGAGGCGCTGTTCCATCCGCGCGTGCCGCGCTTCGAGCCGGTGTCGCACCCGGCGCTGCACCCTGGCCGCGCCGCGCGCGTGCTGGTCGACGGCAAGCCGGTTGGCGTGGTCGGCGAGCTGCATCCGCGCTGGCTGCAGGAATACGAACTGCAGCATGCACCGGTGCTGTTCGAACTGCAGCTCGACGCGCTACGCGAGACCGGCCTGCCTGCGTACACCGAGATCTCCAAGTTCCCGGCCGCCGTGCGCGACCTGGCGGTAGTGGTGAAGCAATCGGTACGCGTGCAGGACATGCTCGACGCCATGCACGCGGCGCTGGAAAAGCAGGGCTATGGCCGCTTCTGCCAGGGCCTGGCGCTGTTCGACGAGTTCCGTCCCAAGGCCGCTTCCACCGCCATCGGCGCGGACGAGAAAAGCCTTGCGTTCCGGGTGACCTTGCAAGATACTGGGTCGACCCTCCAGGACGAAACCGTCGACAGCGCAGTGCGCTCCATGGTCGACGCGCTGACAGAGGCCTTCCAGGCCCGGCTGCGCGGCTGA
- the rplT gene encoding 50S ribosomal protein L20, whose product MPRVKRGVTARARHKKVIDAAKGYRGRRNNVYRIAKQAVMRAGQYAYRDRRNKKRVFRALWIARINAATREHGMTYSVFMNGLKKASIELDRKVLSDMAIHDKPAFAAIVNQVKATVA is encoded by the coding sequence ATGCCTCGAGTAAAGCGTGGGGTCACTGCACGGGCCCGTCACAAGAAAGTCATCGACGCTGCCAAGGGTTACCGCGGCCGTCGCAATAATGTCTATCGCATCGCCAAGCAGGCGGTCATGCGTGCCGGCCAGTACGCGTACCGCGATCGCCGCAACAAGAAGCGCGTGTTCCGTGCGCTGTGGATTGCGCGTATCAATGCCGCGACGCGTGAGCATGGCATGACCTACAGCGTGTTCATGAACGGTCTGAAGAAGGCCTCGATTGAACTGGACCGCAAGGTGCTGTCGGACATGGCTATTCACGACAAGCCTGCCTTTGCCGCCATCGTCAACCAGGTGAAAGCCACCGTTGCCTGA
- a CDS encoding DUF4224 domain-containing protein, with protein MESLTLTKEEITEATGYRRPAEQLAALLKAGIPADRRPDGSVRVWRHHLVGIGGSKPKAPRRRPELASDRKAA; from the coding sequence ATGGAATCCCTGACCTTGACCAAGGAAGAAATCACCGAAGCCACCGGCTATCGCCGCCCGGCGGAACAGCTTGCCGCCCTGCTGAAGGCCGGCATTCCTGCTGATCGACGCCCCGACGGGAGCGTTCGGGTATGGCGACATCACCTGGTCGGTATCGGCGGTAGCAAACCCAAAGCACCGCGCCGCCGGCCCGAACTCGCTTCTGACAGGAAGGCAGCATGA
- a CDS encoding MerR family transcriptional regulator — MSDKSSERIALPPIPAKRYFTIGEVSELCAVKPHVLRYWEQEFTQLKPVKRRGNRRYYQHHEVLLIRRIRELLYEQGFTINGARNRLDEGRHHTAAAAEAADERREESPAALSIDVAGLRNELVEVQHLLAQLREIAKHG, encoded by the coding sequence ATGTCGGACAAATCCAGCGAACGCATCGCGTTGCCGCCGATCCCGGCCAAGCGCTACTTCACCATCGGTGAGGTGAGCGAACTTTGCGCCGTCAAGCCGCATGTCCTGCGCTACTGGGAGCAGGAGTTCACGCAGCTCAAGCCGGTCAAGCGCCGCGGCAACCGCCGCTACTACCAGCACCATGAAGTGCTGCTGATCCGGCGCATCCGCGAGCTGCTGTACGAGCAGGGCTTCACCATCAACGGCGCGCGCAACCGGCTCGACGAAGGCCGCCATCACACCGCCGCTGCGGCGGAAGCCGCTGACGAACGCCGCGAGGAAAGCCCGGCAGCCTTGTCGATCGATGTAGCCGGTCTGCGCAACGAACTGGTCGAGGTGCAGCACCTGCTCGCCCAGCTGCGCGAGATCGCGAAGCACGGATAA
- a CDS encoding integration host factor subunit alpha → MNDRDANSMTAAALGDMSDRQASTLDDATPDTRAPEVPTLTKAELAEMLFDQVGLNKRESKDMVEAFFDVIREALEQGDSVKLSGFGNFQLRDKPQRPGRNPKTGEVIPITARRVVTFHASQKLKGLVEERADIAG, encoded by the coding sequence ATGAATGATCGAGACGCGAATTCCATGACCGCTGCAGCACTGGGTGACATGAGCGACCGGCAGGCTTCCACCCTTGACGACGCGACGCCGGATACCCGCGCGCCCGAAGTTCCCACGCTGACCAAGGCCGAACTTGCCGAGATGCTGTTCGACCAGGTGGGCCTGAACAAGCGCGAATCCAAGGACATGGTCGAAGCCTTCTTCGACGTCATCCGCGAAGCGCTGGAGCAGGGCGACAGCGTCAAGCTGTCCGGCTTCGGCAACTTCCAGTTGCGCGACAAGCCGCAGCGCCCCGGGCGCAATCCCAAGACCGGTGAAGTGATTCCGATCACCGCGCGCCGGGTCGTGACGTTCCATGCCAGCCAGAAGCTCAAGGGCCTGGTGGAAGAACGCGCGGACATTGCCGGTTGA
- the infC gene encoding translation initiation factor IF-3, with protein MATDKGHRINREISAPELRLVGVDNEQLGIVKFMDALRLAEDKDLDLVEIAPNATPPVARIMDYGKFKYEEAKRAHEAKLKQKIIQVKEVKFRPGTDDGDYNVKLRNLKRFLEDGDKTKITLRFRGREMAHQEIGARMLERLKADLEEIGQVEQMPKMEGRQMVMVLAPKKKK; from the coding sequence ATCGCTACGGACAAAGGTCATCGCATCAACCGGGAAATCAGTGCGCCTGAGCTGCGCCTGGTAGGGGTTGATAACGAGCAGCTCGGCATCGTCAAGTTCATGGACGCTCTGCGGCTGGCTGAGGACAAGGACTTGGACCTGGTGGAGATCGCCCCGAACGCGACTCCGCCCGTCGCCCGGATCATGGATTACGGGAAGTTCAAGTACGAGGAAGCCAAGCGCGCCCACGAGGCCAAGCTGAAGCAGAAGATCATCCAGGTCAAGGAAGTCAAGTTCCGGCCGGGTACGGATGATGGCGACTACAACGTCAAGCTGCGCAACCTGAAGCGCTTCCTGGAAGATGGCGACAAGACCAAGATCACGCTGCGGTTCCGTGGTCGCGAGATGGCCCACCAGGAAATCGGCGCGCGCATGCTCGAACGCCTGAAGGCGGACCTGGAAGAGATCGGCCAGGTCGAGCAGATGCCGAAGATGGAAGGGCGCCAGATGGTGATGGTGCTCGCCCCCAAGAAGAAGAAGTAA
- the pheS gene encoding phenylalanine--tRNA ligase subunit alpha produces the protein MSQDLDQIVADAQAAFAAANDNATLENEKARFLGKTGALTELLKGLGKLDPEARKSEGARINQVKQQVEAALQARRQALADALMNARLAAEAIDVTLPGRAVARGSLHPVMRTWERVEQIFGSIGFDVADGPEIETDWMNFTALNNPDNHPARSMQDTFYVDGRDSDDKLLLLRTHTSPMQVRYAKMHVEKYAGKAMPPIKVICPGRTYRVDSDATHSPMFNQVEGLWISEDVSFADLKGVYTDFLRKFFERDDIQVRFRPSYFPFTEPSAEIDMAFGNGKWLEISGSGQVHPNVLRNMGLDPERYIGFAFGSGLERLTMLRYGINDLRLFFEGDVRFLRQFA, from the coding sequence ATGTCTCAGGATCTGGACCAAATTGTTGCCGACGCCCAGGCCGCCTTCGCCGCCGCCAACGACAACGCCACGCTGGAAAACGAAAAAGCCCGCTTCCTGGGCAAGACCGGCGCGCTGACCGAACTGCTCAAGGGCCTCGGCAAGCTCGATCCGGAAGCCCGCAAGAGCGAGGGCGCGCGCATCAACCAGGTCAAGCAGCAGGTGGAAGCCGCGCTGCAGGCGCGCCGCCAGGCGCTGGCCGATGCGCTGATGAACGCGCGCCTGGCCGCCGAAGCCATCGACGTCACGCTGCCGGGGCGCGCGGTGGCGCGGGGCAGCCTGCATCCGGTGATGCGCACGTGGGAGCGTGTCGAGCAGATCTTCGGCTCGATCGGCTTCGACGTGGCCGACGGCCCCGAGATCGAAACCGACTGGATGAACTTCACCGCGCTGAACAACCCGGACAACCATCCGGCGCGTTCGATGCAGGACACGTTCTATGTCGATGGCCGCGACAGCGACGACAAGCTCCTGCTGCTGCGCACGCACACCAGCCCGATGCAGGTGCGCTACGCCAAGATGCACGTGGAGAAGTACGCGGGCAAGGCCATGCCGCCGATCAAGGTGATCTGCCCGGGCCGTACCTACCGCGTCGACAGCGACGCCACCCACTCGCCGATGTTCAACCAGGTGGAGGGCCTGTGGATCAGCGAGGACGTCAGCTTTGCCGACCTGAAGGGCGTGTACACGGATTTCCTGCGCAAGTTCTTCGAGCGCGACGACATCCAGGTGCGCTTCCGTCCGTCGTACTTCCCGTTCACCGAGCCGTCGGCGGAAATCGACATGGCCTTCGGCAATGGGAAATGGTTGGAAATTTCCGGTTCGGGCCAGGTGCACCCGAACGTGCTGCGCAACATGGGGCTCGATCCCGAGCGCTATATCGGTTTCGCGTTCGGCTCCGGCCTCGAGCGCCTGACCATGCTGCGCTACGGCATCAACGACCTGCGCCTGTTCTTCGAGGGCGACGTGCGCTTCCTGCGCCAGTTCGCCTGA
- a CDS encoding DNA translocase FtsK yields MSAAEDAESPAAGDVDPLYPQAVEVVQKAKRASISLVQRHLRIGYNRAARLLELMESGRIVSAMASDGCRKVLAEMPA; encoded by the coding sequence GTGTCCGCCGCGGAAGATGCGGAATCGCCGGCAGCCGGCGACGTAGACCCGCTCTACCCGCAGGCAGTGGAGGTGGTCCAGAAGGCCAAGCGCGCCAGCATCTCGCTGGTCCAGCGCCACCTACGGATCGGGTACAACCGCGCGGCCCGATTGCTCGAACTGATGGAGAGTGGCCGCATCGTCTCAGCCATGGCTTCTGATGGATGCCGCAAGGTTCTGGCGGAGATGCCGGCATGA
- a CDS encoding DUF1643 domain-containing protein, with protein sequence MKHLTIQTLDGEAGCILSDCEQYRYRLWREWDASQPALGFIMLNPSTADHQVNDPTITRCLQRAVAGRYGRLEVVNLFPLRSTDPAGLLTHAAPLGREDTANASIMDALDRCSLVICAWGAHKAAPARAEEVLRIIRLRGRSALLHHLGLNQGGSPKHPLYIAAKVRPQPFTA encoded by the coding sequence ATGAAGCACCTGACCATCCAGACTCTCGACGGCGAGGCCGGCTGCATCCTCTCGGACTGCGAGCAGTACCGCTACCGCCTCTGGCGCGAGTGGGATGCCAGCCAGCCGGCGCTAGGTTTCATCATGCTCAACCCGTCGACCGCTGACCATCAGGTCAACGATCCGACAATCACCCGCTGCCTGCAGCGTGCGGTGGCTGGCAGGTATGGCCGGCTGGAGGTGGTGAACCTGTTCCCGCTGCGCTCAACGGATCCAGCCGGCCTGCTGACGCACGCAGCTCCGCTCGGCCGGGAGGATACGGCCAACGCCTCGATCATGGACGCGCTGGACCGATGCTCGCTGGTGATCTGCGCCTGGGGCGCGCACAAGGCGGCGCCAGCGCGCGCGGAAGAGGTGCTACGGATCATCCGCCTGCGCGGCCGCAGCGCCCTGCTCCATCACCTCGGGCTGAATCAGGGCGGCAGTCCGAAGCATCCGCTATATATCGCGGCCAAAGTCCGGCCGCAGCCTTTTACAGCATGA
- a CDS encoding ERF family protein translates to MNHAEIVPLTELTCQPIDMNLIPGPAPESLGQLFEALASAQGEFMPIAKNRTAHVIPEDSRKAPYSYDYSDMHEIREKTTPALSKHSLALMQIVTDKPNGGTHIRTIIAHKSAARVESSLSVVRGDADIKTFGATITILRRYIVAAMLNVAGEADLDESPDPNAGAGLSPVRPEVHTGMRDATSIGELSKVMSGLPKDERAKYNPYFEQRMQELRAAQEAA, encoded by the coding sequence ATGAACCACGCTGAAATTGTTCCGCTCACCGAACTGACCTGCCAGCCGATTGACATGAACCTGATTCCGGGCCCGGCGCCGGAAAGCCTTGGGCAGCTGTTCGAAGCCCTGGCCAGCGCGCAGGGCGAGTTCATGCCCATCGCGAAGAACCGTACTGCCCACGTAATACCGGAAGACTCGCGCAAGGCGCCGTACTCCTACGACTACTCCGACATGCATGAGATCCGGGAAAAGACCACCCCCGCCCTGTCGAAGCACTCGCTGGCGCTCATGCAGATCGTCACGGATAAGCCCAACGGCGGCACGCACATTCGCACGATCATTGCCCACAAGTCTGCCGCACGCGTGGAGTCGTCCCTGAGCGTGGTACGCGGCGACGCGGACATCAAGACCTTCGGCGCCACGATCACGATCCTGCGTCGCTACATCGTGGCCGCCATGCTGAACGTCGCAGGCGAGGCGGATTTGGACGAGAGCCCAGACCCCAATGCAGGCGCCGGCCTGTCGCCGGTGCGGCCCGAAGTACACACCGGCATGCGCGACGCCACCAGCATCGGCGAACTGAGCAAGGTCATGAGCGGCCTGCCAAAGGACGAGCGCGCCAAGTACAACCCCTATTTTGAGCAGCGCATGCAGGAGCTGCGCGCGGCACAGGAGGCAGCGTGA
- the rpmI gene encoding 50S ribosomal protein L35 yields the protein MPKMKTKKSASKRFTARPNGSFKRGQAFKRHILTKKTTKNKRQLRGTQDVHETNLKSVRAMMPYA from the coding sequence ATGCCGAAGATGAAGACGAAGAAAAGCGCTTCCAAGCGCTTTACTGCACGTCCGAACGGTTCGTTCAAGCGTGGCCAGGCCTTCAAGCGTCACATCCTGACCAAGAAGACCACCAAGAACAAGCGTCAACTGCGCGGTACTCAGGACGTCCATGAGACGAACCTGAAGTCGGTGCGCGCGATGATGCCTTACGCATAA